DNA from Brevibacterium sp. 'Marine':
GGCGCGATAGCGGGGTTCATCACGGATGAAGCGTGGATTCACAGAGTCGTCGAGCAGACCGACCCGGAGTCGGGGAGGCCTCGTTTCGAACTCCTCGACATGTTCGCGAAGCTGCGGGTGGCTTCGTACCCGCACTACCGATTCGACGACGTGATCTGGGGAGTCTCCGCCGCATTCGTCCATGACCTTCCGCTGCATCGACCGCCTCGGGGGAAGGTCTTCATCGCTCATCCGACGAGGCGGCACAGCAGTGCCGATGTGTCGAGGACCTCCAAGACCATTCCTGACGAGGACGTCGTCCGCATCGGCAAGATGGCGCTCACCTCGCCCATTCGCACCGCATTCGACCTCATCGGCCAGCTGGGTGAACCGGAGGGCTTCGTCGCGCTGGAGTCCTGTCTGCGCAGATCGACATTCGGTTCCGACGCAGGAGCGGACGCAGCGGCCAGGTTCGGTTACCCACCGGACACGCCGGCATTGGCCGAGCGCCGAATCGCCGAGGATTTCCTGCCCGTGCTGGGCAGACTGTCGAAAGGCCAGGTGAGAGCGCAGCGCTTGTTGTCGGCGATCGGTCCGCTGTCGGAGAGTTACGGAGAGAGTCGCTTCGCGTACAACCTCACGCAGCTGAGGCTGACCGGATTCAGTCAGCAGGCCAGGATCTGGGATAGGCGCGCAGTCATCGCTCGTGTGGACTTTCTGCACAGAGAATCGCGGACGATCGTTCTCGTCGACGGCTTCTCCAAATATGCCGACAACGGAGCTGGGCTGATGCGCAAAGAGGTTCGTCAGTACAACCGGTTGCTGGAGCTGGGCTACCGAATCGTTCGTCTCAACTTCACCGAGGTGACTCACCTTGAAGAATGCGCGACCAAACTCTTCGGGCAGGCACCGCACCTGAGGAAGTTCATTGCCCCACGGGTGCGCTCCTGAGCTCGCACCCAACCACGGCACCAACTGCTTGAAAATGCAGATGCCCTGATCGAAGTCACTGCTTTCACACTTTGAACCCGCGGTTGTCGGATGCACCTCGAGCCAGACGCTGTAGACTGGTTCGAGTCGCTGACCACGGCATGATCGCACGGGGCTCTGCCTGGGCGAACAGTTTGAATTCGGTGGCGACGCGCGGGCGTAGCTTAATGGTAAAGCTTCGGCTTCCCAAGCCGATGACGCGGGTTCGATTCCCGTCGCCCGCTCTCATGCCGCGCACTCACACTTCCTGTGCCAGCGTTCCGAGACCCATGATGCGGGGCGATCGCTTCACGTGGGGTGTGCCACTGCGGTGTTGTCGGACGTGACTGGTGCACCAACTGCTTCGAAATGCAGATGCCCTGATCAAAGTCACTGCTTTCACACTTTGAACCCGCGGTTACCTCTGGCACCGCCCCGCAGACTACGGACGCCCGGCGAACCGACCCAGCAGCTCGACGTGCCCGGCGACGATGAGCAGGTCCTGTTTGCCCACCCGCGTCGTCGGGTCGGCGTAGGTGAAGTCGCGGCCGGGACTCTTGATGCCGACGATCGTCACACCGTATTTGTCGCGGACACCGGACTCGCTGAGGGTGAAGCCCTGGATCTCCCGCGGCGGACGCATCTTCACCACGGCGAAATGGCCCTCGTCGAACTCGATGTACTCCATCATCCGCGAACTGACCAGGTGAGCGACGCGGCGGCCGGCATCCGACTCCGGATAGAGCACGTGGTGGGCGCCGATGCGGTGGAGGATCTTGCCGTGCGACGGCGAGATCGCCTTCGCCCACACCTGCGAGACGCCCAGGTCGACGAGGTTGGCCGTGGTCAGCACGCTGTCCTCGATCGAGGTTCCGATGCCGACGACGGCGGTCGAGAAGTCACCGGCTCCCACCTGGCGCAGAGCGTCGATGTTCGTCGAGTCGGCCTCGACGACGTGCGTGAGTTTGCCGCTCCAGTCCTTGACGAGTTCGGGATTGTGCTCGATGGCCATCACCTCGCGACCGAGCTTGGCCAGAGTCGCCGCAGTCGAGGACCCGAAGCGTCCCAGTCCGATGACCAGGATTGAGGTGTGTTCGTTAGCCAACGACCGGCCTTTCCTCGGGGTAGCGGTAGAGACGGGCGGAGTCCTGCATGGACAGTGCTGCCGCAAGTGTAATCGTACCGAGTCGGCCGATGAGCATGATCACCGCCAGCACATAGAGGCCGAGATTCGGTGAGGAAGCCGATACTCCTGAGCTCAGCCCGACGGTGCCGAACGCCGAGATCACCTCGAACAGGACCCGATCGAGAGGTTCGGAGCTGATCTGAAGCATTGCGAGCGTGCCGACGAAGACGATCATCGCACCCGTGAGCAGGATCGAGATCGAGAGTTTGATCGTCGAGGAGGTCAGCCGCCGACCGAACACGTGGACGTCTTGCAGGCCCCTGGCCTCGGCGAATGCTGCCAAAATGAGCACTGCCACCGTTGTCACCTTGATTCCCCCGGCCGTCGACGACGATCCGCCGCCGATGAACATCATGAGGTCCATGAGCAGGTGCGAAGCCTGACTCATGTCCGCGATCTTCATCGTCGAGAACCCTCCCGATCGCGGCATCACGGCCATGAATAGGACTTCGATGAATGTGTGACCGGCGTTCTTGTCGCCGAGCGTCGCAGGGTTCGCCGACTCGAACAGCGCCAACAGCAGCAGCCCCACGGCCAGGACCGCCGTCGTGGTCGTCAGCGTCAGCTTCGTATGCAGATCCCAGCGGCTCGGCCGATTCCAGAACATCGTGACCATGAGCACGACGGGAAAGCCCAGCGACCCGACGAACACGCCGACCATGATCAGCGACAGGATCCACGGATCCGAGACGAAGTGAGCCGCTCCGCCGGGATGGATGGTGAACCCGGCGTTGTTGAAGGCCGAGATCGAATAGAACACCGAGTACCAGGTGGCATCGCCGAGCGATTCCCCGCGCATGAGGAACCGCGGGAACATGAGCACCGCGAGGATCGCCTCGGCGGTGACGATGGTGACGACGACCGTTTTGAGCAGGGTGCCGACCTGCCCCAGATTGAGCGCCGAGGTGGCCTGCTGAGCGATGAGGCGCTGCCGCACACCCAGGCGGCGGGAGACCGCCATGCCCAGCACCGAGGCGAGAGTGAGGATCCCGAGACCGCCGACCTGGATGCCGGCTGTGATGACCGAGATCCCGAAGTCCGACCAGTACTCCTCCGTGACGACGGGGGTCAGCCCGGTCACGCACACGGCGGAGACCGCCACGAACACGGAGTTCGCGATGTGCGTGGCCTGATCGACCGAACCGGGCTCACGCACACTCGCCGGCAGCATCAGCAGGATCGCGAACGCGGCGACGACGGCGACGAAGGACCCGATGGCCAGGCGCGCCGGTGACGCGACGGCGAGGTCGTCGACGAAGTCACGGACCCACCGGCCCGGCTTCAGCAGCCGGTCGTAGCGAGGCGAGGAATTCTTGGGCACAGGCACCATGGTAGAGCCGGTGGCCCCGGAATCGGTGCAAGTGAGCTGTGCCATATAGCATGGTGGGCATGGCCGAAAATGATGTGTATGTCGTTTGGGACGACGAAGTGACCGGTTACAACTTCGGTCCCAGCCACCCCATGCACCCCCTCAGGCTCGACCTGACAGCGAAGCTCGCCGCCGACTTCGGACTCTTCGACGCGGCCAACGTCCACGTCAATCCCATCGGTGAGATCGACGAGGCGAAGCTCGCCCGCCTCCACGACCCCGACTACATCGCCGCGGTCAAGCAGGCCGGCACCGAGGAGGGGCTCGAGGAGGAGGGCGCGAACAGGTACGGCATCGGCACCGAGGATGTTCCCGGGTTCGAGAATATGCACACCGCCTCGGCGCTGCTGTTCCAAGGCAGCGTCGATGCCGCGAACGCGATCATCTCCGGGGAGTTTCGTCGCGCGGTGAACTTCTGCGGCGGCATGCACCATGCGATGCCGGGCAAGGCCAGCGGCTTCTGTGTCTACAACGATGCAGCCGGAGCGATCACCGAATTCCTCGACGCCGGATACGAACGCATCGTGTACCTCGATACCGATGCCCACCACGGCGACGGGGTCGAGGCCTTCTTCTGGGACGACCCTCGAGTGCTCACGATCTCGATCCACGAATCGGGGAAGTTCCTCTTCCCCGGCACCGGGTTCCCCGCCGATATCGGGGGACTCAAGGCGGCCGCCTCGGCGGTGAATATCGCCCTGCCCCCGCGCACAGGGGACGCGGACTGGCTGCGCGCCTTCGATGCCGCTGTCCCGCAGGTCGTCGCCGCCTTCGAACCCCAGGTCATCGTCTCCCAGCACGGCTGCGACGGCCACCGGGAGGACCCGCTGACCCATATGCGCCTGAGCGTCGACGCCATGCGCATCGCCGCCGAACGCATCCGCGATCTTGCCGTCGACCATGCCGACGGCCGCTGGCTGTCCGTCGGGGGAGGGGGATACGCGATCATCGACGTCGTGCCCCGAGCCTGGACGAACCTCCTGGCCGTCGCCGCCGGGCGCGATATCGATCCCGGGGCGCGGATCCCGGGACGCTGGGCCTCGTACGCGCAGACGACGACCGGGCGGGAAGCTCCGCTGTCGATGACCGACGGATTCGACGGGGCCTTCGAACCCTGGTCGAAGGGATTCGATCCCGAAGCGGAACTCGACCGTGCCGTGATGGGCACCCGGAAGAACATCTTCCCCTTCTACGCCCTCGACCCCTACTTCGATTGATCCCCGTCGGCCGACGACCGCTCGGTCGGAGCCGATCCCGGCACGGTCGGAGCCGACCCCGGCGGAACCGGACCCGGCCCTGCCGCGTACGCCGCCCGAACCGAACCCGATCCCCGGGCCCGCGCGGATCGCCCGGCGCGGCCGTTGTGGATCTGGACACAGTTTTGGGAAAGCAGGCGGCCAAGCGATAGAATTGCACGGTTAGTTCAATGGGTGGGCACCTGAAGTTCACCCTCCACCGACAAGCACAAGGGGTACCCGAGTGGGCTCAGTCATCAAGAAGCGCCGCAAGCGTATGTCGAAGAAGAAGCACCGCAAGCAGCTTCGCAAGACACGTCACCAGCGTCGCAACAAGAAGTAAGACCCGACGGTCCTACGCCCCCGCTCGAGTGATTTCTCGGCGGGGTTTGTTGCACCCGATGAGGAGTGAGCCATGGTCGACCTGACCTTTCTCACGCGTGTCGACTGCCATCTGTGCGCTGACGCGCTCCAGACCGTCACCGAGGTGGCCGCGGGCAGAGATGTGACCGTGACGGAGATCGACATCGACACCGATGACGATCTGGCCGCACAGTACGGCTGGGACGTTCCGGTCGTTCTCCTCAACGGGCGACAACACAGTTTTCATCGAGTCGACAAGGATCGGCTGTCCAAGGCGCTCGACGCCTTGGGCGCATGAGATCGATTGAAGGAGTGAGGCGGATTCGTGGGCGAGATTCTGTCCGCCAACAGGATTGAGGGTGTCGTTCGCAAGGACGTCCCCGAGCGCGTGATATCCCGGCTCCCGATCTATCTGCAGACCGTCGAGACGGTCGCCGCCACCGGCCAGGACACAATTTCGTCGGAGGACCTCGCCGCGCGCAGCGGTGTGTCCCCGTCGATTCTGCGCAAGGACCTGTCTCAGCTGGGGCGATCGGGAACCCGCGGGGTCGGCTACTCCTGTCCGGAGCTGGCCGCGACCCTGCGGACGTTCCTCGGCCTCGACCGCGACCGGCGCGTCGCCATCATCGGGGCCGGACGCCTCGGTTCGGCGCTGGCCGACTATGCCGGATTCCGGCGCCGCGGTCTGCGGCTGACCGCCGTGTTCGACATCGACGAGGAGAAGATCGGCACCTCCATCGGTGCCCTGACCGTCTCCTCCCTGGACGACCTGCCCGCCTGGTCCGAGCACATCGACCTGGTGGTCATGGCCGTCCCCGCAGCCGCGGCATCCGCGGCGGCCCAGAAGGCCGTCGAAGCAGGTGTGCGCGGCATTCTCAATTTCTCACCCACCGTGCTCGACGCACCGGATACCGTCCGTGTCCATCAAGTCGACTTGGCCAGTGAGCTGCAAGTACTCGCATACTATTCGGCGCTGGACACGGCACCGCTCAACCCTGGTTTTGAGGAGCACAGGAATTGACTCTCTTGGTTCTCGGCATTTCACATCAGTCGGCTCCGATCGACATGCTCGATCGCATGGCCTTCGGCGCCGGTGAGGTCGGCACTCTGCGCCGCGACGCCCTGGCCGGAGAGAATGTCGAAGGACTCGCGGTGCTCTCGACGTGCAATCGTCTCGAACTCATCGCCGATGTCTCCGCCTTCCACGGGGGACTGGCCGACCTCGGCAATGCACTCGTGTCCTCGATCGACAAAGAGTGGTCCGATATCGCCGGGCACTTCTACGCGCACTACGACCATCAGGCCATGGAGCACCTGCTCAAGGTCGCCTGCGGGCTCGACTCGATGGCCATCGGCGAAGCTCAGATCCTCGGTCAGCTGCGCTCGTCGTTCACGGAATCGCAGTCGGACAAGGCACTGACGTCCGAACTCTCCCAAGCGCTGCAGCAGGCGCTGCGGGTCGGCAAGCGCGCCCATTCGGAGACCGACCTCGGTGATGTCGCCCGGTCGCTGTTCGGTGCCGGCCTCGAAGCGTCAGCCGCGCATATCGGCTCCCTGCGCGCCGCCAATGCCCTGGTCATCGGCGCCGGAGCCATGTCGGGCCTCGTGGTGTCCGGACTGCACAAGGAAGGCGTCGCCCACATCACCGTGCTCAACCGCACCCTCGACAAGGCCGAACGCCTCGTCGCCGAGGTGGGCGGACGAGCGCGCGAACTCACCCCGCGGATCATGGCCGAAGAGATCGCCGACGCCGACCTCATCGTCTCCTGCACCGGTGCTCGAGGAGTCGTGGTCAGCCGTGACGACATCGTCGCAGGGCTCTCACAGAACCCCAAGGGCGCCGCGAACAAGGCTTTCATCGACCTCGCCCTGCCGCACGACATCGACCCCAGCGTCCGCGAGTTCGAACATGTCGCCCTCTTCGGTCTCGGAGAGATCCGCGAACTCCTGCGCGGATCCGACAGGGAAAGCGACGCGAAGGTCGCCGGCACCATCGACGAAGTCCGCACCATCATCTCCGCCGAGCTGGAGAACATCGCCACCGGCTACCGGGAGCGTTCGGTCGCTCCGACCGTGACCGCTCTGCGCTCCCACGCCAAAGATGTGCTCGCCTCCGAGACCCAGCGCCTGGAGAAGAAGCTCGGTGACTCCGTCGACGACAAGGCCTTCGCAGAGATCCGAAAATCCCTGCACCGCGTGGCGGAGAAGCTCATCCACACCCCGACCGTGAAGGTCAAGGAACTCGCCGTGACCGAATCCGAGGTCGACTACGCCCAAGCGCTCATGCAGCTTTTCGACCTGCCGGTCAACAAGGTCGCCCACGCCAAGACCACGCCCGAGACGAAGGTCGCAAAGGCCGCCAGCGCCCACCACGTCGAAGCCGACGGCATCCGCCCGGTTGCCGATCACACCCTCGACATCGTCGAACCCGAACACTTCAGCGGTCGCACCGTGCGTCTGGGCACCCGCCGGTCCCAGCTCGCCCGGTCCCAGTCCACAGCGATCGCCCACCAGATCGCGGCGCTGACCGGTTGGCGCGTCGAGATCGTCGAGGTCGTCACCGAGGGCGATGTCAACATGTCGCCCCTGGCCGGTTTCGGCGGCACCGGAGTCTTCGTCTCCGCCGTCCGACAGGCCCTCCACCAGGGCAAGATCGATCTGGCCGTGCACTCGCTCAAGGACCTGCCCACCACCCCCGAGGCGGGAATCCAGATGGCAGCCATCCCGCCGCGCGTCGACCCGGCCGATGTCCTCATCGGCCGTGACGGGCTCGGTCTGGCCGACCTTCCCGCCGGATCCGTCATCGGCACCGGTTCGCCGCGTCGTGCCGTGCAGCTGCGTGCGGCACGTCCCGATATCGAGGTCCGGGGTGTGCGCGGAAACGTCGACACCCGCATCGCCCACGTCCGCGACGGCCGCCTCGATGCCGTCGTCCTCGCCGCGGCCGGCGTCCGTCGCATCGGCCGTCTCGCCGAGGCCACCGACTCGCTCAACTTCGACGTCATGCTCCCGGCGCCCGGCCAGGGAGCACTGGCGGTGGAGACGCGCAGCGCCGACAGCGCCTTCGCCACCACCGCGGACATCCTCGACGGGGATGCCGAGGTCCGGGCCGCTCTGCGTCGGATCCACGACCAGACCACCGACCTCGCCGTGACCTGCGAACGGGCGATCCTCTCCCGCGCCGAAGCCGGCTGCTCGGCTCCCATCGGCGCGCTGGCGAAGATCCAAGGCACCGAATTCATCGTCGACGCCGTCATGGCCGATGATGACGGCAAGCTCGCCCGTACCCGTCAGAGTGCCGAACTGCCCGCACTCCTCGACGTCGACTGGAGCACCGCCGGCGATCAGCAGCTGTCGGTGACCGAGAAGGAACTGGCCCGTGTCGCGGACGAACTCGGCACCGCCGCCGCCGAGGACCTCCTGGGCAGGCTCGGCATCGATCCTGCAGCCAGCGCCGATCACCTCACCCCAGTCAAGGTTCAGGAGCAGGGATGAACAGCCAACCGACAACGGGCCAGGTGCAGCCGCGCCGACTCCTGCCGGCAGCCCCGCGCGTCGTCTTCATCGGCAGCGGACCCGGCGAATCGGGTCTGATGACGATGCGCGGCGCCGAAATCCTCGCCACCGCCGAAACCGTCGTCTACGACGCCGACGTCCATTCCGAGATCGTCACCGCCTATGTGCCGCAGGCCGCCACGCTCATCGATGCCGCCGACCTCGGAGTCGCCGCCTCGACCCGCGGCCGGCGGATGGCCGAACTCGCCCGCCCGGACAAGACCGTGGTGCGGCTGAGCTCGGACGACGGAATCATCTTCACGACCACGACCGCTGAAGCCGGAGTCTGCCGCAAGGAACAGGTCGAGGTCGAGATCGTGCCCGGAGTCGGACTCTCCGCCTCGACAGCGGCCTACACCGGAACCGCGCTGACGACCAACCGCGTCCGATCCGTGCGCTTCATCGAAGCCGGACCGCAGACCCATGTCGACGTCTCCCGCCACCGCAACACCACACATGTCCTCACCGGCAGCGCCGCCGCCCACGAACAGGCCATCGAGGCACTGCTCGCCGATGGCTGGGACGAGGACACGAATGTCCTCCTCGGGTGGGGCATCTCCACGGTCGAGCAGACAAGCGTGGAGACGACCTTGAGACAGGCGCTGTCCATGGCGCAGACAGGTTCGGATCGTATGGTGGTGATCATGGGACAGGGAGTGGAATCCAGAGGAGAACTCAGCTGGTTCGAATCCAAACCGCTCTTCGGCTGGCAGGTGCTCATCCCACGGACGAAGGAACAGGGGACCTCCACGGCAGAAGCCCTGGCCGAACTCGGTGCTGTCGGCACCGTCGTGCCCACCATCGCCGTCCAGCCGCCGCGCACACCGACCCAGATGGAGAAGGCGATCCGCGGCCTCGTCGACGGATCCTACGAATGGGTCGGATTCACCTCCGTCAACGCCGTGCGCGCGGTGCGCATGTGGTTCGAAGACTTCGGGCTCGACTCCCGGTCGATGGCCGGAGTCAAGGTCGCAGCCGT
Protein-coding regions in this window:
- a CDS encoding TrkA family potassium uptake protein; translated protein: MANEHTSILVIGLGRFGSSTAATLAKLGREVMAIEHNPELVKDWSGKLTHVVEADSTNIDALRQVGAGDFSTAVVGIGTSIEDSVLTTANLVDLGVSQVWAKAISPSHGKILHRIGAHHVLYPESDAGRRVAHLVSSRMMEYIEFDEGHFAVVKMRPPREIQGFTLSESGVRDKYGVTIVGIKSPGRDFTYADPTTRVGKQDLLIVAGHVELLGRFAGRP
- a CDS encoding potassium transporter TrkG — encoded protein: MVPVPKNSSPRYDRLLKPGRWVRDFVDDLAVASPARLAIGSFVAVVAAFAILLMLPASVREPGSVDQATHIANSVFVAVSAVCVTGLTPVVTEEYWSDFGISVITAGIQVGGLGILTLASVLGMAVSRRLGVRQRLIAQQATSALNLGQVGTLLKTVVVTIVTAEAILAVLMFPRFLMRGESLGDATWYSVFYSISAFNNAGFTIHPGGAAHFVSDPWILSLIMVGVFVGSLGFPVVLMVTMFWNRPSRWDLHTKLTLTTTTAVLAVGLLLLALFESANPATLGDKNAGHTFIEVLFMAVMPRSGGFSTMKIADMSQASHLLMDLMMFIGGGSSSTAGGIKVTTVAVLILAAFAEARGLQDVHVFGRRLTSSTIKLSISILLTGAMIVFVGTLAMLQISSEPLDRVLFEVISAFGTVGLSSGVSASSPNLGLYVLAVIMLIGRLGTITLAAALSMQDSARLYRYPEERPVVG
- a CDS encoding acetoin utilization protein AcuC, which produces MAENDVYVVWDDEVTGYNFGPSHPMHPLRLDLTAKLAADFGLFDAANVHVNPIGEIDEAKLARLHDPDYIAAVKQAGTEEGLEEEGANRYGIGTEDVPGFENMHTASALLFQGSVDAANAIISGEFRRAVNFCGGMHHAMPGKASGFCVYNDAAGAITEFLDAGYERIVYLDTDAHHGDGVEAFFWDDPRVLTISIHESGKFLFPGTGFPADIGGLKAAASAVNIALPPRTGDADWLRAFDAAVPQVVAAFEPQVIVSQHGCDGHREDPLTHMRLSVDAMRIAAERIRDLAVDHADGRWLSVGGGGYAIIDVVPRAWTNLLAVAAGRDIDPGARIPGRWASYAQTTTGREAPLSMTDGFDGAFEPWSKGFDPEAELDRAVMGTRKNIFPFYALDPYFD
- a CDS encoding AURKAIP1/COX24 domain-containing protein, whose product is MGSVIKKRRKRMSKKKHRKQLRKTRHQRRNKK
- a CDS encoding glutaredoxin family protein; the protein is MVDLTFLTRVDCHLCADALQTVTEVAAGRDVTVTEIDIDTDDDLAAQYGWDVPVVLLNGRQHSFHRVDKDRLSKALDALGA
- a CDS encoding redox-sensing transcriptional repressor Rex, coding for MGEILSANRIEGVVRKDVPERVISRLPIYLQTVETVAATGQDTISSEDLAARSGVSPSILRKDLSQLGRSGTRGVGYSCPELAATLRTFLGLDRDRRVAIIGAGRLGSALADYAGFRRRGLRLTAVFDIDEEKIGTSIGALTVSSLDDLPAWSEHIDLVVMAVPAAAASAAAQKAVEAGVRGILNFSPTVLDAPDTVRVHQVDLASELQVLAYYSALDTAPLNPGFEEHRN
- the hemA gene encoding glutamyl-tRNA reductase; the encoded protein is MTLLVLGISHQSAPIDMLDRMAFGAGEVGTLRRDALAGENVEGLAVLSTCNRLELIADVSAFHGGLADLGNALVSSIDKEWSDIAGHFYAHYDHQAMEHLLKVACGLDSMAIGEAQILGQLRSSFTESQSDKALTSELSQALQQALRVGKRAHSETDLGDVARSLFGAGLEASAAHIGSLRAANALVIGAGAMSGLVVSGLHKEGVAHITVLNRTLDKAERLVAEVGGRARELTPRIMAEEIADADLIVSCTGARGVVVSRDDIVAGLSQNPKGAANKAFIDLALPHDIDPSVREFEHVALFGLGEIRELLRGSDRESDAKVAGTIDEVRTIISAELENIATGYRERSVAPTVTALRSHAKDVLASETQRLEKKLGDSVDDKAFAEIRKSLHRVAEKLIHTPTVKVKELAVTESEVDYAQALMQLFDLPVNKVAHAKTTPETKVAKAASAHHVEADGIRPVADHTLDIVEPEHFSGRTVRLGTRRSQLARSQSTAIAHQIAALTGWRVEIVEVVTEGDVNMSPLAGFGGTGVFVSAVRQALHQGKIDLAVHSLKDLPTTPEAGIQMAAIPPRVDPADVLIGRDGLGLADLPAGSVIGTGSPRRAVQLRAARPDIEVRGVRGNVDTRIAHVRDGRLDAVVLAAAGVRRIGRLAEATDSLNFDVMLPAPGQGALAVETRSADSAFATTADILDGDAEVRAALRRIHDQTTDLAVTCERAILSRAEAGCSAPIGALAKIQGTEFIVDAVMADDDGKLARTRQSAELPALLDVDWSTAGDQQLSVTEKELARVADELGTAAAEDLLGRLGIDPAASADHLTPVKVQEQG
- a CDS encoding uroporphyrinogen-III synthase; protein product: MNSQPTTGQVQPRRLLPAAPRVVFIGSGPGESGLMTMRGAEILATAETVVYDADVHSEIVTAYVPQAATLIDAADLGVAASTRGRRMAELARPDKTVVRLSSDDGIIFTTTTAEAGVCRKEQVEVEIVPGVGLSASTAAYTGTALTTNRVRSVRFIEAGPQTHVDVSRHRNTTHVLTGSAAAHEQAIEALLADGWDEDTNVLLGWGISTVEQTSVETTLRQALSMAQTGSDRMVVIMGQGVESRGELSWFESKPLFGWQVLIPRTKEQGTSTAEALAELGAVGTVVPTIAVQPPRTPTQMEKAIRGLVDGSYEWVGFTSVNAVRAVRMWFEDFGLDSRSMAGVKVAAVGGRTAAALVDWGITPDLVPDGEHSARGLAAAWPDFVDDIDPMNTVLLPRADIATEVLVAGLLEKGWDPDDVTAYRTVRASPPPAPIRESIKAGDFDAFLFTSSSTVRNLVGIAGKPAPTSVICCIGPATANTAAEHGLRVDVLAEEANLTSLIDGLVDFALTQRADDVEAGISPQRPSQKRRRRKA